Part of the Solwaraspora sp. WMMA2065 genome is shown below.
GAGCTCGACCAGCCGGGCCCTGCCCCGGTCGAGATACACCTGGTTGACGTCGGTGATCTCCAGCTCGCCGCGCGCCGACGGGCGGACGTTCTTGGCGATGTCGATGACGTCGTTGTCGTACAGGTACAGCCCGGTGATCGCGGTGTTGCTCCGCGGCCGCTCCGGCTTCTCCTCCAACGAGATCAGGTTGCCCGCCTGGTCGGTCTCGCCCACGCCGTAACGCCACGGGTCGGTCACCGGGTAGCCGAACAGGACGCAACCGCCGAGCTGACGGGCGCTGCTCTGCAACACCTCGGGCAGGCCGGGCCCGTAGAAGATGTTGTCACCCAGGATCAGCGCGACCGAGTCGTCCCCGATGTGGTCCGCCCCGATGATGAAAGCCTCGGCCAGCCCGCGTGGGCTGGGCTGCTCCGCGTAGCTGATGCTGATGCCCAGCGCCGACCCGTCACCGAGCAGCCGCTGGAACTGCGGCAGGTCACGCGGGGTGCTGATCAGCAGGATCTCGGTGATGTCGGCGAGCATGAGGACCGACAGCGGATAGTAGATCATTGGTTTGTCGTAGACCGGCAGTAGCTGCTTGGACATCGGCAATGTCACCGGATGCAGACGGGTCCCCGACCCGCCAGCGAGGATGATGCCCTTCACCTGTCACTCCCTACCGAACGAGCAGGCGGTTCAACCGCCCGCCAACTTCTCCAGGTTCGTCACCAGGTCGACCGGGGTCGGCCTGAGCCGGATCTCGTCCCGCACCTCACCGGCACGGGCCCGGTAGCCGGGGTCGGACACCAGCGCCAGCACCGCGTCGCGCACCCGCTGCCGGTCGGCGAGGTCGCCCTGCAGGTGGATGCCGACACCGGCGGTGTGC
Proteins encoded:
- the rfbA gene encoding glucose-1-phosphate thymidylyltransferase RfbA, which encodes MKGIILAGGSGTRLHPVTLPMSKQLLPVYDKPMIYYPLSVLMLADITEILLISTPRDLPQFQRLLGDGSALGISISYAEQPSPRGLAEAFIIGADHIGDDSVALILGDNIFYGPGLPEVLQSSARQLGGCVLFGYPVTDPWRYGVGETDQAGNLISLEEKPERPRSNTAITGLYLYDNDVIDIAKNVRPSARGELEITDVNQVYLDRGRARLVELGRGFAWLDTGTHDSLLQAGQYVQALEQRQGLRIACVEEIALRMGFISAEACHAAGAGLAKTGYGQYLMTVAAEHRSRNG